A genome region from Streptomyces antimycoticus includes the following:
- a CDS encoding response regulator transcription factor: protein MIRVLLAEDQSMVREALAALLGLEDEIEVIAQVARGDEVVDAARTHRPDVALLDIEMPGLSGIEAAAALHRAAPGIRIVILTTFGRPGYLRRAMESGADAFLVKDAPAAQLADAIRRVLRGERVIDPTLAAAALVDGASPLTAREREVLHASADGSTNAELARALHLSPGTVRNYLSTAIQKTAARNRAEAVRIAREKGWL from the coding sequence GTGATCCGGGTACTGCTGGCCGAGGACCAGTCCATGGTGCGGGAGGCGCTGGCCGCGCTCCTCGGGCTCGAGGACGAGATCGAGGTCATCGCGCAGGTGGCCCGCGGCGACGAGGTCGTGGACGCCGCCCGGACCCATCGTCCCGATGTGGCGCTGCTGGACATCGAGATGCCCGGTCTGAGCGGGATCGAGGCCGCCGCCGCGCTGCACCGGGCCGCTCCCGGGATCCGGATCGTGATCCTGACCACCTTCGGCCGCCCCGGCTATCTGCGCCGCGCCATGGAGTCCGGCGCCGACGCCTTCCTGGTCAAGGACGCCCCGGCGGCCCAGCTCGCCGACGCCATACGGCGGGTGCTGCGCGGGGAGCGGGTGATCGACCCCACGTTGGCCGCCGCCGCGCTCGTGGACGGGGCCAGCCCGCTGACCGCGCGGGAGCGCGAGGTGCTGCACGCCTCGGCGGACGGCTCGACCAACGCCGAGCTGGCCCGCGCCCTGCACTTGTCGCCGGGCACGGTCCGCAACTACCTCTCCACGGCCATCCAGAAGACCGCTGCCCGCAACCGGGCCGAGGCCGTCCGCATCGCCCGCGAAAAGGGCTGGCTGTAG
- a CDS encoding TIGR00730 family Rossman fold protein, with translation MGNAEEERALHEQRLGPVVRRRHQMRPETTDQRLLDTQGATHWVHEDPFRVMRIQSEFVEGFGTLAELGPAISVFGSARTPEGSPEYEAGVRIGRALVEAGFGVITGGGPGAMEAANRGATEAGGVSVGLGIELPYEQGLNPYVDIGVNFRYFFVRKTMFVKYAQGFVVLPGGLGTLDECFEALTLVQTKKVTRFPIVLFGSAYWKGLVDWLTNTLIAEGKASPHDLDLFHLTDDIDEVIDLVTKESGV, from the coding sequence GTGGGCAATGCCGAAGAAGAGCGAGCGCTGCACGAGCAGCGTCTGGGCCCGGTCGTGCGCCGCCGCCACCAGATGCGACCCGAGACGACCGATCAGCGGCTCCTGGACACCCAGGGGGCCACGCACTGGGTGCACGAGGACCCGTTCCGGGTGATGCGCATCCAGTCGGAGTTCGTCGAGGGCTTCGGCACCCTGGCGGAGCTCGGCCCGGCGATCAGCGTGTTCGGCTCCGCCCGTACGCCCGAGGGGTCGCCGGAGTACGAGGCGGGGGTGCGGATCGGCCGGGCCCTCGTCGAGGCGGGCTTCGGGGTGATCACCGGCGGCGGTCCCGGCGCGATGGAGGCTGCCAACCGCGGCGCGACCGAGGCGGGCGGCGTCTCGGTCGGCCTGGGCATCGAGCTGCCGTACGAGCAGGGCCTGAACCCGTACGTCGACATCGGCGTCAACTTTCGCTACTTCTTCGTACGAAAAACGATGTTTGTGAAGTATGCCCAGGGGTTCGTGGTGCTTCCCGGCGGGCTCGGCACGCTCGACGAGTGCTTCGAGGCGCTCACCCTCGTCCAGACCAAGAAGGTCACCCGCTTCCCGATCGTCCTTTTCGGCAGCGCCTACTGGAAGGGCCTGGTCGACTGGCTCACGAACACCCTGATCGCGGAGGGCAAGGCGTCCCCGCACGATCTGGACCTGTTCCACCTCACCGACGACATCGACGAAGTGATCGACCTGGTCACCAAGGAGTCCGGCGTCTGA
- the dapC gene encoding succinyldiaminopimelate transaminase yields MPPVSARLPVFPWDRLEPYKAIATAHRDGIVDLSVGTPVDPVPELIRAALADASDSPGYPTVWGTAALRDALTGWVERRLGAAGVTHTQVLPVVGSKELVASLPAQLGLGPGDRVAFPRLAYPTYEVGARLAGAEPVPYDTRTFAAGAAGADLDPAGLKLLWLNSPSNPTGQVLSKDELRTAVAWAREHGVLVVSDECYLELGWEADPVSVLHPDISGGSFEGLVAVHSLSKRSNLAGYRAAFLAGDEAVLGELLKIRKHGGMMVPAPVQAATVAALGDEKHVTEQRERYERRRAALRSALEGRGFRIEHSEASLYLWATRDEPCWDTVGALAELGILVAPGEFYGAAGERHVRVAFTATDERVAAAVRRLAG; encoded by the coding sequence GTGCCACCCGTATCCGCCCGCCTCCCGGTCTTCCCCTGGGACCGGCTCGAACCGTACAAGGCGATCGCCACGGCCCATCGCGACGGCATCGTCGACCTTTCGGTGGGCACCCCCGTCGACCCGGTCCCCGAGCTGATCCGCGCGGCCCTCGCCGACGCCTCGGACAGCCCCGGCTATCCGACCGTCTGGGGCACGGCCGCGCTGCGCGACGCCCTCACCGGCTGGGTGGAGCGGCGGCTGGGCGCGGCCGGGGTGACCCACACCCAGGTGCTGCCGGTGGTCGGCTCGAAGGAACTGGTGGCCTCGCTGCCCGCGCAGCTGGGCCTGGGCCCCGGCGACCGGGTCGCCTTCCCGCGGCTCGCCTATCCGACGTACGAGGTGGGCGCGCGGCTGGCGGGCGCCGAGCCGGTGCCGTACGACACGCGGACATTCGCGGCCGGCGCCGCGGGGGCCGACCTCGACCCGGCCGGGCTGAAGCTGCTGTGGCTCAACTCCCCGTCCAACCCCACCGGCCAGGTGCTGTCCAAGGACGAGCTGCGCACCGCGGTCGCCTGGGCCCGCGAGCACGGGGTGCTGGTGGTCAGCGACGAGTGCTATCTGGAGCTGGGCTGGGAGGCGGACCCGGTCTCCGTGCTCCACCCGGACATCTCCGGCGGGTCCTTCGAGGGGCTGGTGGCGGTCCACTCGCTGTCCAAGCGGTCCAATCTGGCGGGCTACCGGGCGGCCTTCCTCGCCGGTGACGAGGCGGTGCTGGGCGAGCTGCTGAAGATCCGCAAGCACGGCGGGATGATGGTGCCCGCACCGGTGCAGGCGGCCACGGTCGCGGCGCTCGGCGACGAGAAGCACGTGACGGAGCAGCGTGAGCGCTATGAGCGGCGCCGGGCCGCGCTGCGGTCGGCGCTGGAGGGCCGGGGCTTCCGCATCGAGCACAGCGAGGCGTCGCTGTATCTGTGGGCGACGCGGGACGAGCCGTGCTGGGACACCGTGGGCGCCCTCGCCGAGCTGGGCATCCTGGTGGCCCCGGGCGAGTTCTACGGCGCGGCGGGGGAGCGGCACGTCCGGGTCGCGTTCACGGCGACCGACGAGCGCGTGGCGGCGGCGGTGCGGCGACTGGCGGGCTGA
- a CDS encoding sensor histidine kinase, protein MADRAEWTDSDPERRPGVLRRLTWWADAMAYDDENDRPAAIGQSPENRRQALIKLMWIGIWMAYMGAPVSDLVDGHHTVPATVCGALGLLAFVAIYLVLVFRHTGRALSRAAVFGALGTSCVLAAVLTLTMGDAWLVLCVYVSVAYGAVLPLRLARWAIPLNTAFMVAVGVLVRGSHGLVSALVIPSLLGGFAMSGVRQMVRTTRALRAARATVAQLAANEERLRLARDLHDLLGHSLSLITLKSELAGRMLPDKPEQAARQVADIERVSRQALVDVREAVSGFRRPTLEAEVAGARTALAAAGVAAELSRAAAHHPDLPPDQEGALAWALREAVTNVVRHSGARRCAVTLDEMDDELCLTVTDDGRGATGPHGNGLTGLAERLQLADGRLETGPGERGGFVLRALVPLSRGVRVETPSPAAP, encoded by the coding sequence ATGGCTGACCGGGCCGAGTGGACCGACAGCGATCCGGAGCGCCGCCCCGGCGTGCTCCGCCGGCTGACCTGGTGGGCCGACGCGATGGCGTACGACGACGAGAACGACCGGCCGGCCGCCATCGGCCAGAGCCCCGAGAACCGCCGGCAGGCCCTGATCAAGCTGATGTGGATCGGGATCTGGATGGCCTATATGGGCGCGCCGGTGAGCGATCTCGTCGACGGGCACCACACCGTCCCCGCCACGGTGTGCGGCGCGCTCGGTCTGCTGGCCTTCGTCGCCATCTATCTGGTGCTGGTCTTCCGGCACACCGGCCGGGCGCTGAGCCGGGCCGCGGTCTTCGGGGCGCTGGGCACGTCCTGCGTGCTCGCCGCCGTGCTCACCCTCACCATGGGCGACGCCTGGCTGGTGCTGTGCGTCTATGTGTCCGTCGCCTACGGGGCGGTGCTGCCGCTGCGGCTCGCGCGGTGGGCGATTCCGCTGAACACCGCGTTCATGGTGGCCGTCGGGGTGCTGGTGCGCGGCTCGCACGGGCTGGTGTCCGCCCTGGTCATCCCGTCGCTGCTCGGCGGGTTCGCGATGAGCGGGGTGCGGCAGATGGTCCGTACCACCCGGGCGCTGCGCGCCGCCCGCGCCACCGTGGCCCAGCTCGCCGCCAACGAGGAGCGGCTGCGGCTCGCCCGCGATCTGCACGATCTGCTGGGCCACTCGCTCTCCCTGATCACGCTCAAGAGCGAGCTGGCGGGCCGAATGCTGCCCGACAAGCCTGAGCAGGCGGCGCGGCAGGTCGCCGATATCGAACGGGTCAGCAGGCAGGCGCTGGTGGACGTCCGGGAGGCGGTCAGCGGCTTCCGCCGCCCCACCCTGGAGGCCGAGGTCGCCGGGGCCCGTACCGCCCTCGCCGCCGCGGGCGTCGCCGCCGAGCTGAGCCGGGCCGCCGCCCACCACCCCGACCTTCCGCCCGACCAGGAGGGGGCGCTGGCCTGGGCGCTGCGCGAGGCGGTCACCAATGTGGTGCGGCACAGCGGAGCGCGCCGCTGCGCGGTCACGCTCGACGAGATGGACGACGAGCTGTGCCTGACCGTCACCGACGACGGCCGCGGCGCGACCGGCCCGCACGGCAACGGACTCACCGGGCTGGCCGAGCGGCTCCAGCTTGCCGACGGCCGCCTGGAGACCGGCCCCGGTGAGCGCGGCGGCTTCGTCCTCCGCGCCCTGGTCCCGCTCTCCCGCGGCGTCCGCGTCGAAACGCCCTCACCGGCCGCCCCGTAG
- a CDS encoding transglutaminase-like domain-containing protein — MPRMNDTSRRRRFADAAREERPDLALLCLLVGMEADSGLDETGIDEAQIELDRLAGQLPFSPGGPEDWAAALARLLGERHGFRGGPADYQRLGSSLLHTVLRRRRGLPILLSVVWMEVARRAGAPVYGVALPGHFVVGFGDPYGSHVLADPFDGGRPLSGEDAATLVSGATGAPLSASMLSPAGSLDIVLRILNNIRAWASARPERTDVRLWAVELSLLLPSHPAELRYERAQLLVERGDFMTGAKELEEYAEVVEAVRPDAAETVRHEARAARAMLN, encoded by the coding sequence ATGCCACGGATGAACGACACCTCCCGCCGCCGGCGGTTCGCCGACGCGGCCCGCGAAGAGCGCCCCGATCTGGCGCTGCTGTGCCTGCTGGTCGGCATGGAGGCCGATTCAGGACTGGACGAGACCGGAATCGACGAAGCGCAGATCGAGCTCGACCGGCTGGCCGGTCAGCTCCCCTTCTCCCCCGGCGGCCCCGAGGACTGGGCCGCCGCGCTGGCCCGCCTGCTCGGCGAGCGCCATGGCTTCCGGGGCGGCCCGGCCGACTACCAGCGGCTGGGGTCCTCGCTCCTCCACACGGTGCTGCGGCGCCGCCGTGGACTGCCGATCCTGCTGTCCGTGGTGTGGATGGAGGTGGCGCGGCGGGCGGGGGCGCCGGTGTACGGGGTGGCACTGCCGGGCCACTTCGTGGTCGGCTTCGGCGATCCTTACGGCAGCCATGTGCTGGCCGATCCGTTCGACGGCGGGCGGCCGCTGTCCGGTGAGGACGCGGCGACGCTGGTGTCGGGGGCCACGGGCGCCCCGCTCTCCGCGTCGATGCTGAGCCCGGCCGGGTCGCTGGACATCGTGCTGCGGATCCTCAACAACATCCGCGCCTGGGCGTCCGCCCGCCCCGAGCGCACCGATGTCCGGCTGTGGGCGGTCGAGCTGTCCCTGCTGCTGCCCAGCCACCCGGCCGAGCTGCGCTACGAGCGGGCACAACTCCTGGTGGAGCGGGGCGACTTCATGACCGGCGCCAAGGAGCTGGAGGAGTACGCGGAGGTGGTGGAGGCGGTGCGGCCCGACGCCGCCGAGACCGTACGCCACGAGGCCCGCGCCGCCCGCGCGATGCTGAACTAG
- the fdxA gene encoding ferredoxin, with protein MTYVIAQPCVDLKDKACIEECPVDCIYEGQRSLYIHPDECVDCGACEPVCPVEAIFYEDDTPEEWKDYYKANVEFFDELGSPGGASKLGLIERDHPFVAALPPQEHDE; from the coding sequence GTGACCTACGTCATCGCGCAGCCTTGTGTCGACCTGAAAGACAAGGCGTGCATCGAGGAGTGCCCCGTCGACTGTATCTACGAGGGCCAGCGGTCCTTGTACATCCACCCGGACGAATGCGTCGACTGCGGGGCCTGTGAGCCGGTTTGCCCGGTCGAGGCGATCTTCTACGAGGACGACACTCCCGAGGAGTGGAAGGACTACTACAAGGCGAACGTCGAGTTCTTCGACGAGCTCGGTTCGCCCGGTGGCGCGAGCAAGCTCGGCCTGATCGAGCGGGACCACCCCTTCGTCGCCGCGCTTCCGCCGCAGGAGCACGACGAGTAA
- the dapE gene encoding succinyl-diaminopimelate desuccinylase — MAHPELDLSLDAARLTARLVDFPSVSGEEKALADAVEQALRALPHLTVDRAGDAVVARTNLGRDERVVLAGHLDTVPIADNVPSRLDDDGVLWGCGTSDMKSGVAVQLRMAATVPEPNRDLTFVFYDHEEVAAELNGLGRLARNHPEWLAGDFAVLLEPTDGKVEGGCQGTLRVRVSTQGRRAHSARSWLGENAIHKAAPILDRLAGYVPRRAEIDGLTYREGLNAVRIDGGHATNVIPDFCTVTVNFRFAPDRSEEEALAHVREVFTGFDIELTDSAPGALPGLAHPSAAALVATLGVEVAPKDAWTDVARFSALGVPAVNYGPGDPKLAHTREEHVPVAAVLEAEERLRAWLAG; from the coding sequence ATGGCACATCCAGAACTCGACCTGTCCTTGGACGCGGCCCGGCTCACCGCCCGGCTCGTCGACTTCCCCTCGGTCAGCGGTGAGGAGAAGGCGCTCGCCGACGCGGTGGAGCAGGCCCTGCGGGCCCTGCCCCATCTGACCGTCGACCGGGCCGGGGACGCCGTTGTCGCCCGTACGAACCTCGGGCGGGACGAGCGGGTCGTGCTGGCGGGCCATCTGGACACCGTGCCGATCGCCGACAACGTGCCCTCCCGCCTCGACGACGACGGCGTGCTGTGGGGCTGCGGCACCTCCGACATGAAGTCCGGCGTCGCCGTACAGCTGCGCATGGCCGCGACCGTGCCGGAGCCCAACCGCGACCTCACCTTCGTCTTCTACGACCACGAGGAGGTCGCCGCCGAGCTCAACGGGCTGGGGCGGCTGGCCAGGAATCACCCCGAGTGGCTGGCCGGGGACTTCGCCGTGCTGCTGGAGCCCACCGACGGCAAGGTCGAGGGCGGCTGTCAGGGCACGCTGCGGGTGCGGGTGAGCACGCAGGGGCGGCGCGCCCACTCCGCGCGCAGCTGGCTCGGTGAGAACGCCATCCACAAGGCCGCGCCGATCCTGGACCGGTTGGCCGGGTACGTCCCCCGGCGGGCGGAGATCGACGGGCTCACCTACCGCGAGGGCCTCAACGCGGTACGGATCGACGGCGGCCACGCGACCAACGTCATCCCGGACTTCTGCACGGTGACGGTGAACTTCCGCTTCGCCCCCGACCGCTCCGAGGAGGAGGCGCTCGCGCATGTCCGCGAGGTCTTCACCGGCTTCGACATCGAGCTCACCGACAGCGCGCCCGGCGCCCTGCCCGGTCTCGCCCACCCGTCGGCCGCCGCCCTCGTGGCGACGCTCGGGGTGGAGGTGGCCCCCAAGGACGCCTGGACCGATGTCGCCCGCTTCTCGGCGCTCGGCGTGCCCGCGGTGAACTACGGGCCCGGCGATCCGAAGTTGGCCCACACCCGCGAGGAGCACGTACCGGTCGCGGCCGTCCTGGAGGCCGAAGAACGACTGCGCGCCTGGCTGGCCGGCTAG
- a CDS encoding GNAT family N-acetyltransferase — MDFTTGGRLEVRITPDDVGKRVSVRLITGEREPAPTFTDVVGVLTSWTEGSLCITRRTGEAVRIAESSLVAGKVVPAAPARRRGPAATAPELDRVSARAWPPLVSEPLGEWTLRASGGFTRRANSVLPLGDPGMALDEALRRVTDWYAARELTAYIQVSTGAEGTQELLAAELETRGWTREVSARIRIAALAPIGDLDVDTSAVTLSSRLDDAWLARYQRSSGEPSPEARTVLSGGPSVWFATVPGQEGDAPAAIGRCVVDGRWAGFTAVEVAPERRRQGLAKAVMTALARKALDEGASAAYLQVETDNDGAHALYEGMGFTVHHSYHHWRPSGHDVR; from the coding sequence GTGGATTTCACCACTGGCGGACGTCTTGAAGTCCGGATCACCCCGGATGACGTGGGAAAACGCGTCTCGGTCAGACTGATCACCGGGGAGCGTGAGCCCGCCCCCACCTTCACCGACGTGGTCGGTGTTCTCACATCGTGGACCGAGGGCTCGCTCTGCATCACGCGGCGCACCGGGGAGGCGGTGCGGATCGCCGAGTCGTCCCTGGTGGCGGGGAAGGTGGTGCCCGCCGCTCCGGCCCGCCGCCGTGGCCCCGCCGCGACCGCGCCCGAGCTGGACCGGGTCTCCGCCCGGGCCTGGCCGCCCCTGGTCAGCGAGCCGCTGGGCGAGTGGACGCTGCGCGCCTCCGGAGGATTCACCCGGCGCGCCAATTCGGTGCTGCCCCTCGGCGACCCCGGGATGGCCCTCGACGAGGCGCTGCGCCGGGTGACCGACTGGTACGCGGCACGGGAGCTGACCGCGTACATCCAGGTCAGCACGGGCGCCGAGGGCACCCAGGAGCTGCTCGCGGCGGAGCTGGAGACCCGCGGCTGGACGCGGGAGGTCTCGGCGCGGATACGCATCGCGGCGCTCGCCCCCATCGGGGACCTGGACGTCGACACCTCGGCGGTGACGCTCTCCAGCCGGCTCGACGACGCCTGGCTGGCCCGCTACCAGCGGTCGTCCGGCGAGCCCTCCCCCGAGGCGCGGACGGTGCTGTCGGGCGGCCCTTCGGTGTGGTTCGCCACCGTGCCGGGGCAGGAGGGAGACGCCCCGGCCGCGATCGGGCGCTGTGTGGTGGACGGCCGCTGGGCCGGGTTCACCGCCGTGGAGGTCGCCCCGGAGCGGCGGCGTCAGGGCCTGGCCAAGGCCGTGATGACGGCGCTGGCCCGCAAGGCGCTCGACGAGGGTGCCTCGGCCGCGTATCTCCAGGTGGAGACGGACAATGACGGTGCGCACGCCCTCTACGAGGGCATGGGCTTCACCGTCCACCACAGCTACCATCACTGGCGCCCATCTGGACACGATGTGCGCTGA
- the folP gene encoding dihydropteroate synthase — MLRLGRREFGENERVIMAIVNRTPDSFYDQGATFRDEPALARVEQAIADGAAIIDIGGVKAGPGDEVSAEEEARRTVGFVAEVRRRHPDVVISVDTWRHEVGEAVCAAGADVLNDAWGGVDPKLAEVAARHGVGLVCTHAGGARPRTRPHRIGYDDVVEDILRVTLDLAERALELGVRRDGIMIDPGHDFGKNTRHSLEATRRLGELTETGWPVLVSLSNKDFVGESLDRPVKERLIGTLATTAVSAWLGAQIYRVHEVAETRQVLDMVSSIAGHRPPAVARRGLA, encoded by the coding sequence ATGCTGCGGCTGGGACGACGTGAGTTCGGCGAGAACGAGCGGGTGATCATGGCGATCGTGAACCGGACGCCCGATTCGTTCTACGACCAGGGGGCGACCTTCCGTGACGAGCCCGCCCTGGCCCGCGTGGAGCAGGCCATCGCCGACGGCGCCGCGATCATCGACATCGGCGGCGTCAAGGCCGGACCGGGTGACGAGGTGAGCGCCGAGGAGGAGGCGCGCCGCACGGTCGGCTTCGTGGCCGAGGTGCGCAGGCGCCATCCGGACGTGGTGATCAGCGTGGACACCTGGCGCCATGAGGTCGGCGAGGCGGTCTGCGCCGCGGGCGCGGATGTGCTCAACGACGCCTGGGGCGGGGTCGACCCCAAGCTGGCCGAGGTCGCCGCCCGCCACGGCGTCGGGCTGGTGTGCACCCACGCGGGCGGGGCCCGGCCGCGCACCCGCCCGCACCGGATCGGCTACGACGATGTGGTGGAGGACATCCTGCGGGTCACCCTGGACCTCGCGGAGCGCGCGCTCGAACTGGGCGTACGGCGCGACGGGATCATGATCGACCCGGGCCATGACTTCGGTAAGAACACCCGCCACTCACTGGAGGCGACGCGTCGGCTGGGCGAGCTGACGGAGACCGGCTGGCCCGTCCTGGTCTCGCTGTCCAACAAGGACTTCGTCGGCGAGAGCCTGGACCGGCCGGTCAAGGAGCGGCTGATCGGCACGCTCGCGACGACCGCCGTATCGGCCTGGCTGGGGGCCCAGATCTACCGGGTGCACGAGGTGGCCGAGACCCGTCAGGTGCTGGACATGGTGTCGTCCATCGCGGGCCACCGGCCCCCGGCGGTCGCCCGCCGGGGACTGGCCTGA
- a CDS encoding ABC transporter ATP-binding protein: protein MTATTAVSAPGAGAATTGAPPVVRFEQVNKSYGSVRAVADLDLTLYPGETVALLGPNGAGKSSSLDLLLGLRHPDSGRVEVFGTTPRQAIVRGRVGAMLQSGALMEDVTVRELVGLACDLHPKGHPVDEVLERAGIAEIASRKVNKLSGGQEQRVRFAFATAGASDLIVLDEPTTGMDVASRQTFWGAMREQTKQGRTILFATHYLEEADAIADRVIVLHGGRVLADGSSAEIKAMAGAGRISFELDGPIDETALRALPALTGIDISGRTVRIRSTDADATVHAVYGLGLYPRGLEVTGLGLEQAFLAITDAATGTATDAVPTVEESAR from the coding sequence ATGACCGCAACGACCGCTGTTTCCGCCCCCGGCGCCGGGGCCGCCACCACCGGCGCTCCGCCCGTGGTCCGCTTCGAGCAGGTGAACAAGAGCTACGGCAGTGTGCGCGCCGTGGCCGATCTCGATCTCACGCTGTACCCGGGGGAGACCGTCGCCCTGCTGGGCCCCAACGGCGCCGGCAAGTCCTCCAGCCTCGATCTGCTGCTCGGCCTGCGCCACCCCGACTCCGGGCGGGTGGAGGTCTTCGGCACCACCCCGCGCCAGGCCATCGTCCGCGGCCGGGTCGGCGCGATGCTGCAGAGCGGCGCTCTGATGGAGGACGTGACGGTCCGCGAACTGGTCGGGCTGGCCTGCGATCTGCACCCCAAGGGCCATCCGGTGGACGAGGTGCTGGAGCGGGCGGGGATCGCCGAGATCGCCTCCCGCAAGGTGAACAAGCTCTCCGGCGGTCAGGAGCAGCGGGTGCGCTTCGCGTTCGCCACCGCCGGTGCCTCCGATCTGATCGTGCTGGACGAGCCCACGACCGGTATGGACGTGGCGTCCCGGCAGACCTTCTGGGGCGCGATGCGGGAGCAGACGAAGCAGGGCCGCACCATCCTGTTCGCCACTCACTACCTCGAAGAGGCCGACGCCATCGCCGACCGGGTGATCGTGCTGCACGGTGGCCGGGTGCTGGCCGACGGCTCGTCCGCCGAGATCAAGGCGATGGCCGGGGCCGGGCGGATCTCCTTCGAGCTGGACGGGCCGATCGACGAGACGGCGCTGCGCGCCCTGCCCGCGCTGACCGGGATCGACATCTCGGGGCGTACCGTACGGATCCGGTCCACCGACGCGGACGCGACCGTGCACGCGGTCTACGGGCTCGGGCTGTATCCGCGCGGGCTGGAGGTCACCGGGCTCGGCCTGGAGCAGGCGTTCCTCGCCATCACCGATGCCGCCACCGGCACGGCCACCGACGCCGTGCCGACAGTTGAGGAGTCCGCCCGATGA
- a CDS encoding ABC transporter permease: MKALVKLEIARTLRNRKFMFFTIIYPSVLFLLIAGSTDADDRVPGTRLSMPLYYMVAMASFGALTAGLMGNGERIAKEREGGWTRQLRLTRLPGRGYVAAKIAVGAVATLPSIVIVFVVAAALKGVRLDAAWEWAALTGAIWAGSLVFAALGVAIGYLATGDAVRPLTMIIYFGLSILGGLWMPTTSYPQWLRNIGDYLPTHAYTALGQAIELGDAPHAKDVALLIGYLALFAGGAAWLYRKDTRKA; encoded by the coding sequence ATGAAGGCGCTGGTCAAGCTGGAGATCGCGCGGACCCTGCGCAATCGCAAGTTCATGTTCTTCACGATCATCTATCCGTCCGTGCTCTTCCTGCTGATCGCGGGCAGCACCGACGCCGACGACCGGGTGCCCGGCACCCGGCTGTCGATGCCGCTCTACTACATGGTCGCGATGGCCTCCTTCGGGGCGCTCACCGCCGGGCTGATGGGCAACGGCGAGCGGATCGCCAAGGAGCGCGAGGGCGGCTGGACCCGGCAGCTGCGGCTCACCCGGCTGCCCGGCCGCGGCTATGTGGCGGCCAAGATCGCCGTGGGCGCGGTGGCCACCCTGCCGTCGATCGTGATCGTCTTCGTGGTGGCCGCCGCCCTCAAGGGCGTGCGGCTGGACGCCGCCTGGGAGTGGGCGGCGCTGACCGGCGCCATCTGGGCGGGCTCCCTGGTCTTCGCCGCGCTGGGGGTGGCCATCGGCTACCTGGCGACCGGGGACGCGGTCCGCCCGCTGACCATGATCATCTACTTCGGTCTGTCTATTCTCGGCGGGCTGTGGATGCCGACCACGTCGTATCCGCAGTGGCTGCGGAACATCGGCGACTATCTGCCCACCCACGCCTACACCGCCCTCGGCCAGGCGATCGAGCTGGGCGACGCCCCGCACGCCAAGGACGTCGCGCTGCTCATCGGCTATCTCGCGCTCTTCGCGGGCGGCGCGGCGTGGCTGTACCGCAAGGACACCCGTAAGGCCTGA
- a CDS encoding ATP-binding protein — translation MSLPLTRRIARAALLVAASAAPVVGAAGVASAAEPAQPQSSKLGLSSLDPASVGEVADVASQQVGSTAGDVSSKAGGTVKGILPGKTAPATAAPAKPAKPAKGAKTTKAAKAGPARAAHAKPAGKGEGKALGQGKGKGGAHAKGKGKAAKPAQAAAPQAPAPAPQGPDLPVKDLPIKGLPLLG, via the coding sequence ATGTCCCTCCCTCTCACCCGTCGGATCGCCCGCGCCGCACTGCTGGTCGCGGCGAGCGCGGCACCCGTCGTCGGCGCCGCCGGCGTCGCGAGTGCGGCGGAGCCGGCCCAGCCGCAGTCCTCCAAGCTGGGGCTGTCCTCGTTGGATCCCGCCTCGGTCGGTGAGGTCGCCGACGTCGCCTCGCAGCAGGTCGGGAGCACGGCGGGTGACGTCAGCAGCAAGGCCGGCGGGACCGTCAAGGGGATCCTGCCGGGCAAGACCGCCCCGGCGACGGCGGCCCCGGCCAAGCCCGCGAAGCCCGCCAAGGGCGCGAAGACCACCAAGGCCGCCAAGGCCGGCCCGGCCAGGGCCGCTCACGCCAAGCCCGCCGGTAAGGGCGAGGGCAAGGCCCTCGGCCAGGGGAAGGGCAAGGGCGGCGCCCACGCCAAGGGCAAGGGCAAGGCCGCCAAGCCCGCTCAGGCCGCCGCCCCGCAGGCCCCCGCGCCCGCCCCGCAGGGCCCGGACCTCCCGGTCAAGGACCTGCCGATCAAGGGCCTGCCGCTGCTCGGCTGA